In Chanodichthys erythropterus isolate Z2021 chromosome 20, ASM2448905v1, whole genome shotgun sequence, the genomic stretch atgaatttaatcaATGTATGCAAATATTGTTCGACATCAAATGACGCGGATGTTAAGGTTATAATGTTGAGTCAATTTACAATGTGTTATTTTGCCTGTTAAACACAAAATGAAAcctgttattttaatttttttttttttttttttttttacaatagtTGTAAGAGACTTGTtagcacttttttttaatgtattttttttttaactgtaaacCACAAGCACTCAAGTAACTCAGGTATTGTTTTGACAAGTAACCGACTAGGAGAAATGAGTAGTCGTGGCAACCCCTAATTTGCAGAGCAAATATTTGTGCCTGACATCCATTTAGTTGACTAGAATGGTAACCTGTACCTTTTCCTATGTTAGATGAGGCTGACCCGGGCCTAGCAGCTCTTTTTCTCTGCCCATTGTCGGATGCTTCCTCCTCAGGCTCCTTGTCTGTTCGTGAGCTTCGTCGACTGGGACCTTTTGCTTTCTCAGTGGTGGCTCTTGTATCCCTGGAGAAGGAAGAGGTAAGCAATGGGGTCAAGAAGTTAATGGAAACGTTCACAGAGTACGGTAAGTTTGCAGTCATACAGTCAGTTTGTATGCTATATACACTCAAGTTTTCTTTGGGTTTGGAAATCAACTGTTCTCAATGGTCTTAACACTGAAGAAAATTACCACATCTGTCCTCTATACAACTGAGGAATTCATACTTCATACTTGCTGTTTTTCCTCATCTACCACAGATAACGTCCGTCCTGTTCATGACCATATTTACTGAAATGGCCACGCTGCCCCGTGCAGGGAATCTACAGGTCTGGTATATACATACCTTGGGGCTAAGTTGACGGGCGTCTTTCTTTTCTTTGCCCATCTGTTATAGAAGTGGAAAAACAGCGGTAAACTGCTttgatgctgaacaacattttttctcctTCCCCATATTTGAGTAAAGATCAAGGAAAAAGAATGATTTCATGAATCATTCCATGATTATTAGTGTCATGAGGTGAGCTCATTCAGGTTAACCAATAAAATTACTCTTTTTGATTGAAACACTGAATCAACAAAAGGATAAAAgcatattaattttaaaattcagGTAAAGAATAATTACAAaagacaattaaaataaaaagacattGCAAGAGGTCAGACAGACTTCACACATGATGCTGAACATGTTTATATCGTATTGATGAAGAAACAGAATTACATATTGCCTTACCCTTGTTCTGCTGCAGTGGTAACCCCTTGTCCTGTAAATAGAGACAACTGAAATTAGTTTTGTGTCAAACACTGATTGTGAATTGTATTTTCTATTTGTCAGCTTTAGGCTACATTCCTGGGAGTTGGTCTGAGTCAAGCTGGTATAAAGCTGAGCAAAATGAGTGGGTTCAGACCACAAGAGAGATGATTTTGGATTGGATCCAAATTGGATCAATTCTTGATTACATAatggctgtttctcaattccaagaacGCAGAGAACGGACTTGCGTTTTCGTGGAGTCCGGTCTTGCCAGGCAACCTTGAAAGAACGAACTCTGAAGGACGCGAAGACACAGAACGCATCATTTGAGAATTAAGATGTGCTGCgatcttgttgctcaactgaccgtcccagcatattataagtggctaatgcacaataaatacaaacataacacaaacaatgtcatcacctattaaaaatgtctttcatattattatagacattgttttcatatagttttttctttttatttcaccgTGTGTATTTATGACAATGAGTAGCCTTTGGCTGTTatgctttgtcaatgttaagattattttttatatgccaataaaaatactgcaggctttcttcaggttatcattttaataaaattaagcaaaacaaacggTTTACTTTCACGAGCCGTCACGTATTTGCAAGCTTGTAGCTGGAATCTCACAAGAATTTAAAGCTTACAGGCTTCTGTACGTCGACCGCCGCAGcgtcttctgggatttttaatggttcgattccctcaagtttgcattaattgcatcctcgatatcaagaacacatccgggtactttcatgCATCCTCCGTTCTTGAGTATTGGAACGAACTTCGACGGTTGATGATGACGTAGAGCAAGAACACATGGACGCAAGATCGCTGAAGAAAgcatattgagaaacagccaaTCTTGAATTAGATTAGCATAcgctaaagcccaaagtatacttcagttTTTAATGTGTATGCTAGATTATGTATACAGTGCACATGACAGAAATCATCAGCCTAGTACGTGCACCCAAACTGCACATGCTCTGTAAGCACACATGTGAACTTCTGGAGAGAAAGAGCGCAGACACTGGACAAAGATAAAACTTTCTAGTGTGCATGTGTTGAGTGTGTTTTTGCGCACACCATCAGATGGCGTGTACTCTGAAAGACTATTGATATGTTCAAGTAGTCCTGGAAAGTGTTTTTATGACAACAGTACAGATGACGGTGTACCTTCTcttaattaattacacaaaaatacagcacTTCTACTTCtagaaaatgaaatacaaaGAACGTGCATCATGTGcgttttgctttttatattttaattaatttatgaagccacTGTAAACTTTATCATTACATATATTGTTATATTCTAATGCTGTCATATTTTGTGCAGGCAATTAGCTTACttcgttgtaaatagaaaagcctgatGATGTCACTGTTAAATACCTATAGTATTGTATTCTGCCATGTTTCTCACTGACACAcccccaactcgtacagatcggGGCTTAAAGAAAATCCCGAGCTTCAGACTCATATTTACAACATTGTGGTGGCATTAATGTGCGTTCAGCTCATAAATATGAATTTTCCTACATGACCTGAAAGCACCATATGCATTCAGCCGTATACATAAGCTAATCGAATGCTTAAAAaccaaagtatactttgggcttaaggTAGTTCACATATTACTGCCatttacctgacttatttgCATGGgtaaaaagttattaaaaaaaaaaagtgtttaccAGCTTGGTCACATGAAGCTTGGTCTTCTTGTGCAGCTTCAGGATGAGCTGTATATTTTacgttaaataaaataaagaacaaCTAAGAATTaaaaaatcattcatttttGACTAGACAACTAATGTATTTACCTTCATTAACGTCAAGCAGTTACCTGAGATGCTAGAAGCATCAACAATTGCTTCTTTTGTTTCAGCGGAGTCAGGTACACTAGTCTCCACCAGTGAAGAAGGCTGATGTTCCCCAGAGAGTTGTGGGGATGTTGCTGTGGAGGAGCCAGATGTTGTAGTGGAAGGTCCtggagcagcagcagcagatgcAGCAACTGAAATTGCAGGCGAACTAGAGGGTGGCGAAGAATTAGTAACAGGACTAGACAGGTGAAGCATTCCAGATGTAGAGGTTGGGGGGGGCATATTAGACGTTGGTGTAGAAGTAAGGACTGGAGAATGAGAGGGCACAGGTTCAGGAGAAGACACTTTTGGAGGAAGTGGAGACTGCTGAGCTATTTGAGCAGCTGGAACAGTCACTGGAGCAGAAGGCTGGAGTGCAGATACCGTTTCGGATGTAACCACACAAGAAGCATGAGTTGTGGCAACATCCGTAGTTTTTCCTATCTGAGTGACAGGGGTTCGCTCTTTTTTATCATTGTCACTGCTTGAAGAGATGGTGAGAATAGTATTTTTGCTTACAACAGTCTGGACTGAACTGTTTTTGGCTAACATTGTTGTTGAAGACAGGGGACTTCTGCGAGCAACAGCTGTAGCCCCTGGGCTAGAGCAAGCAGGTGGAGAGGCTAAACGCTGTTGAAAGGGTGAGGAAATGCCAGAATGTAAGGATGACTGCCCAACAGGACTAGGTTTTGAGCCACTAGCATCAGAGACACTCTCCTGTTTTGGAACTCCAGGACTTGGCTGTTGAGATGGTGGTACTACACTAACAGGGGATGCCTGGCTTGCAGGTACTTGAACTTGAAGCTGCCCAATGACAGTGCGGCTCTGCTGAGTAGCAGCTATGCTGACGGCAGTTGTGTTTGTCGGAATAGGTGTTGACGCTGGTGCAGAGTGTGATGTAGTTGACACTGAGGTAGGAGTAAGCTGGATATTGGCAGAGACTATGGGACCAACCATTGTGACAGGCTGAGACATTACATTAGTGCTTGATGGTACAGACGTAGcttgaaatattgaatacacaGGTCCAGTGATGAACTGTGGACGTGTTTGAGTAGGATTTTGTTGACGAACATCTGGAGATCTTATGTTTTTATTGGGAACTGCCAGTACCTTGGAAACAATAGCTGGAGGAACTACAGAAGCAGTGTTGGTAGCAGAGCTAATGGGATTGGAGGTTACAAAGACTGTGATCTGGTTTTGTGGAGTTGCTGCTGATGAGATAGGCCTTTGCAAGACAGTTTGAGATGCATTTGAGATGGGTATTAGATTGTGATTCGTACTTACTGAAGGGTTGGGAATTGAAGTGAGGCTTAACAGCACAGCTTGGTTTGAACTAACACTTGATACAGCACTGACAGACTGCAGGTTTGCATTGCTACTGGGAACAAAATTTGGACTTGATACTGAAGCAGATTTAGGTTTTTGATCAGATTCACTTGTAGACAATgaggtgccaatatttgtgcTCTGTGAGACAACAGGATTGGATTGGTTCTCCTGAGCTAGTGGCGCATGAGGGCTCAATTTCTGCACAGGCTCTCCACCCACTTGAGGAATATTTTGAGATTTCATTGACAAAGATGGGGTACCTGTATTGTCCAATAGTTGATTCAGAGATGTTGGAGCATCTCTAAATGCTGGTGATGCAGCAGAGCCAAGGTCATGTTGTGGTGTTGTCCGAGGTTGTTGTTTATCTTCAGCACGCTGTTCAACCAAATTGTTAGGGTCTTGCCGTTTGGGTTCCTGAGATGGCACCCGAGGGCTTGCCATTTTAGGTGCAGACTGCTCTCTTAACTGAACTGGCTGATGCTGCTCTGGTTGTGTAGCCAGTACATGGCCATCTCTAACTGTATCAGCACTGCCTGGTAGGGTTTGCACAGAATTTAAACTCTGTTGTGATTCTCCAGATCCTGCTGATGGCAAAGATGCAGAGGTAGCTGGGAGCACTGAGTTGGGACTAACCATAATGTTCTGTGGACTAACCATGATCTGCTGATGATGTGGAGGTGATGTCAGTGAAGTTTTGGCACCCTTCTGTCTTCCTGGGCTTGGAGTGGCTGcttttttatttgaagcaggGCTGGATCGTCGACTATTACTGGGACTAGCCCTTTTAGCTTGCCCAACACCAGTctgtttgtcttgttttcctcCTGAGCTTACTATGCCACCACCTGATGGATAAGACTGTGGGCCATTATTGTTGCCACTGGTATTATTGTTGACAGGAAGAGTTGCTAAGCTTGGTGGAGCCTGGCCAATTGCTTTAAGGGTGGTTGGGTTAAGACCTTGCTGATCAAAGCCTCGATTAAGGTTTGGCTGTCGCGGTGGCAGAggaatgttaatttttggagGGAAAAGACCAGCAATAGAGGCATTCAGTCTCTCAGGGGACAGATTTATTTCAGAGGGTTCAGTACTAGGTGGACGGTTGGTTGGAGTTAAAGGGTGGTGATATGGTCGGGGACTGGCTCGGTTAGGGGTTTTAGGGCGGGAACTTTGGGAAGTTGCAGGAGCactgggaaagtgaatattatGTGAGCCAGCCATTGCTGCCACTTGCTGAGACTGCTGTTGGGGACTTGCTCCTGGCTGGTGGGGCACTGATAAAGGCACAGATTTCATTAAATGAGTATTAGGACCTTGGTTGGGAATCATTGGTTGATTTCCATTTCCAGACTGTTGACCAATTTCAAGGGGTCCCCGATCCTGCAAGCTATGGTTTCCAGGGGTTTCCTCTGGTGGTGTTGGTTGTCCAACCTCTGAAAGGGGTGTCCTTCTCGCTGGTCCAGCGAGAGATGGATTCACCATGAGTGGCATGCCTCTGGCTTTATCGGGAGAAGGTGGAACACCTCCATGCCCTTGAAGATCAATCATTACAGGCATGTTGCCTGGCTGTGATACAGGCATTCTCTGAGATGGATCATTAGGATTGACTAAACCCTTAGGAATGTGACCACCTTGCTGTAGTGGCATTCGATTCTTAGCTTCTTGTTGCATTTTAAGCATCATCatcatttgttgttgttgctgctgatgttgttgctgctgtgtctgttgttgttgctgttgtggCTGTGACtgcagttgttgttgttggagGTGTTGTGGtggctgctgttgttgttgctgcatCTGCATTGACTGTTGTGAATGAATCTGGGTCTGGACATGATGGTTTCCTTGTGATGTTCCAGCTTGACCTTGAGGACCCTGCATACCCTGCATTTGCTGCTGTTGCATTTGCTGCTGTTGAATTTGTTGATGCTGTTGTTgcatctgctgctgctgcatctgctgctgctgcatctGTTGCatctgttgctgctgttgttgtaactgctgctgctgttgcatttgctgctgttgttgcatTTGCTGCatttgttgctgctgttgcgggGGCATAAACTGCATTGGCATTTGCTGTAATACCCTTTGATCTCCAGACTGACCAGGCAGACCtaaagaaataaagtaaaaagtaagtaaataaaaacaattatgtAAAAACAATCGATCATCAAACAAGAGAGATTCAATCATTTACCTGGTCTATTTGCGAATTCAGAATGTTTGGCGTTAGAGTCAAGGCCAGTCCCTTGATCACTACCCAGCCCTTGCATCTCTACTTCCTCCATTCCATGGGGTACTGAATCCAGACTACTAAGACAGAGATAGATGAACTTTGTAGTTATCTACAACAGTGCAACAGTCATTTCCTCTGCTTCAGTGTAAAAATCAAAGAATAAAAAGCACTTACCACAGACCATCAGCAGACTGTTGTCCTTCTCCTGCTTTTGGTTTTTTCTTACGAGgaggttttttctttttaggtTTAGCCTGGTTAGCAGCAACCCCACCTGTTCCTTGCTTCCCACCAGGACCAAACTGGCTGGCAGAAATATCACTTTGGAGAAGATTTACTAACAAGGGACTGGTTAATGTCACATCCTTGTTTACTGGAAATCCACCTGCTTGCCCACATGGGCCTCCTATTGGCATCTGACCAGCAAACTGAGGATTGAAGGACATTGGATGACCAGGAAAATGACCATTGCCAACCTGTAAATGTTGAGGACCCCCCAACATACCCTGCTGTTGTTGCTGATTCTGCAGGTCTGGAACCATCTGTTGGCCGATATCAGCATTTCCACTACTATCTCCAAGTTGATGCTGATGTTGCTGACCAGCCTGTTGCTGCTGCAGCATCACCTGCTGTTGCTGTTGCTTTTGCTGAAGCTGTTGTTGTACTAAATGGTGATTTCCTGGAAGTCGCATTTGAGGTCCATGAATTCCCAGTGCTTGGTTGGGGTTGCCATTTATTGGAATTTGTTGAGACTGTTGTTGTACCATTTGCTGATGGGGTTGCTGCTGTATTTGGGGTTGCTGCTGAAGCTGCTGTTGTTGCATTTGTGACTGTTGTGGCTGTTGGTGCTGCAGTTGTAGTTGCTGCTGTTGTAATTGTTGTTGCTGTAGCTGCTGTTGCTGtaattgctgctgttgttgcaaaTGAGccaattgttgttgttgttgctgatgCTGTTGCGGAGTCATCTGTTGCTGGCCCATCTGAGATTGAAACTGTGGCAAATTACTTTGAATGTTGGGTGAAGGACCTCTCATCATCTGGCCTGGCATAACCCCAGGTTGACCTTTTGGGCCAAAAGCCTGCTTATTACTCTGTATCTGACTAGCTACAATGTGTTCCATCATAGcattttgctgttgttgttgttgctgttgttgttgctgttgctgttgctgttgctgttgttgttgttgttgttgctgctgctgctgttgttgttgttgttgctgctgctgctgaagcAATAATGCCTGATGTCCCTGTCCTCCACTGTGTTGGTTTTGCATGATCCCTTGACCCTGTGGTGGCATCATTTGCTTAGGAGGGGTCATTCCTCGTTGCCCGGTATTCACTGGCCTGGACAGGACAGTCTGGCCCCCTGTTTGGCTTTGTACCATTTGACTTTGTGAGGAAACTACAACCTGTGTTTGATGTTGGGTCTGCGGTACACCCATCATTTGAGTCTGAAGACCTTGCTGAGGTTGTCCCATACTACCACCTGAGGTGGTGCCTGGGGGTTGGGCTGGCATGCTAGTGTGTTGGATCATTCCAGCACCTTGAAGAGGATTTGACTGCATGTGGTTTGGCGCTGAAGCTGAAGACTGGACACCTATAGTAAGATTTTCAGAggtgtttaaaatgaattaaagttGCATATAAAGTGGACATAacttcaaatatcaacagaacAAAGGCAAATTAAAACAATCCACTTGTGCACATCTTACCAGTGCTCGAAATGCTCTGATTATTTTGTAATTGGGGTGTACTACCTGCTCCAGTGGTAGTAACCTGTCCTTGTGCAAAGTTATGATTAACAGGAGCATTTGGGAACCCCATTGGCATTCTTTTGGGCATacctgcaaaaaaaataaataaataaaaataaaaataaatacaggcagccaaataaataatatatcacTTTTACATTAAACAGCTAAAAGCATACCTCCCATACCACCTTGAGGGACCTGTCCATGTTGTGGAATGCCCATAAAGCCTGGCTGAAGGTTTCCTTGCTGGCCCATCACAGCTCTACCTGGAGATCCAACACCCTGTGGGAACCCCTGGGGGGTTGTGGGACGTGGACCAAGTTGCCCTTGTCCCTGTCCCATCATTGGAGGAGTTCCAGGTGAGCCCTGTTGGAAAGGAGATGACGAGGAACCAGGGGACTTAGCTGCAAGATTGCCTTGCGTGGCAGAGGATGGAGGCAGAGGAGGAGGTGCTCTTGAGACAACTACACCTGGTGCTCCTTGAGGGCCTTTGGGCTGAGGGGTTGCAAACTGGTTTGCCCCtgtctgctgctgctgctgttgttgcatCTGAAGCGGTGTCATTGTATTAAAAACCTGGCCAGCCTGCTGGCTTCCAAATGGATATGGTGGTGGTGGATGATTGGGCGTCTGAACCGATGCCAAAGAGGGTTGACGCTGCCCCATTTGTGGCTGTGGGGGGGCTTTTCTCCAACCTGGTCCCATAGGACCCTGGACAGGTGGTGGTTGGAGAACACCAGAGGGCAACTGGTTCCAGCCAGGAGGTACAGGCATCTGGTTAGAGGGGTTGAAAGGACCACGTGCACCACTTAGTTGAGCCAGCTGAACCTGCTGTTGCTggtgctgctgttgttgttgctgaAGTTGCTGTAGGGCTGCTGGATTTAACTGTCGATTTGCCTGCATGGCTTGTATGTGATGTCCCTGGGGGCCTAAGTTGCTGATTGGACCATGTCCCACTTGAGTATGCTGgagttgttgttgctgttgctgtAAGGCCAGCATGGGATCCATTGGGTCTGAAAAAGAAAGTGAAAAATATTGAAAGATAAAATGAGAACTATATACCTGTTAATAATAACAAACCTTTTGCTTTGCATAGGACTCTTACCCACAAATCACCTTTTACTTTTgctttttaatttgattaatattGGTCTTAGGTTATCTGACAACAGAGGAGTGCCTACTCACCTGTAAATCAACAGTTGCACTATGGCTTTAAACTTCAGTTAAGTGTCAGTTAAGTtaaagaaaaactttttttaaaattatataattaaattaggtagcataaaaataaaacagttgctTCATTTTCTTCAGTATGCCTGATATCAATGTGAAGTGAGTGACAAAGATCATGTGAAGCAcaaatctaaaaaaaacatgtactAAAACTTGAAAAttctgcttaaaaaaaaaacattatactGTATGTAGACACAAAATAAGAGCAAGGCTCGCTTGTCCAGAATTTTTTTGAAGGCTCCAGAACACTAACCATTCTGGTGGAATATGATTGGCCATTGCGATCAAGAAGTCAACAGATATGCTACATttgattggctacattgctcaaTGCGGCAAAACACGCTGTAAATAGAAGCCTTTGACACTCTCCAGAAAGCAAACACAAATACGCATTGGGTCATTTGCAACCCACTAATAATATGCTATTATTAGTTTCAGATGAGGGTGCACACTCTAGCAGAACCGGGCCTGATCAGGTCAGTTGCACTGGTGCTcttaaataatttttcacagtcgCACGCAATAATTTTCGCAAATGGTCACACTGTAGAGCCTTGGAAGACATTTTTTCCTAAGTTCCAGTGGTGACACAACTACTGCATTTTCCTTTGTAGGGCAGTATGGAGTAGGGCTGGGCAGTATGATGGTATATATCATTACCACAGTGTCTATTGTTCAAGATTTTactatattgtttattttattgtatgtaaATACATTTGTGTAGCACAGTACTACTTAAAGTTATACACGTAAACACAAAGAAACATGCATTaatgagaaaataaaaagtgGGATGTGCTTGATGTTGAGTTATTAGAGTTATTAAGAGCAATAAGCTTTGAAAAAGAACTCCATGCAGTTGgttcaatttctgtagtatttcttactacatgttagggctgggcgatatatcgaatgcttttgtcacgcatttcgtcagtaaagccggttccctgattaccactaaatcgccatcacctgctttcaaatggagcggcatttagacagagccgtagttcactgataagccacgcaatatcgcgttcaatatcgacggcgattcatatcgatattgaacgcgatattgcgtgatttatcagtgatctacggctctgtctattaaatgccgctccatttgaaagcaggtgatggcgatttagtggtaatcagggaaccggctttactgacgaaatgcgcgtgacaaaagcattcgatatatcgcccagccctacgtgttaaataaacctacttTAGCTGAAAAATATCTTTGCTCTAATGTATTTGTCACACTGTTTGTAATATacttcttatttttaataacaaaaaagaaaaaagaaaagaagaaaaaagaaaagccaTATCAAgatatatattgttgtgaaatacaATTTCTTACACCCCTAGTATGGAGCATAAAATTAGGGGTCATATCATTAAATTAACAAATGGCTTTTGGATGTTTAAATCATTACCTGTTTGTGAAGGTGGTCTTGGTGCTCTTGGCTGCATCTGTCCACCACTATTTGGTACCATTCCCTGTGGTGCCATATTAGCCCCAGGGGGCATCATGGATACCGAAGGGTTATTCATTCGCATTCCAGCTGAAAAACAAGCATTTCTTCAGCATACATTTGTCTAATGAAATTTAAGTCATCCTGAGAACATTGATTagtttgttcaggtgtgtttgattagggctTGAGCTAAAGTACACCATGTTAAGATTAGCACTTGTGAATAATTACCCTGGCCCTGCTGCATAGAGAAGCCAACATCCATTCTCATCTGACCAGGTGCACCAAGGGGACCATTAACCCTTACTTCTTGACTTCGGTTCTGTCCAACCGCAACGTTGATGGCACCTTCACCTGTATGAACCCATCAGACCAATCAACACATTTGCTGATTGAAGAACAAAGGCTAACATCATACTtatatgtaattaaaaatacaaagtgCAAAAAAGGTCAAAGGCGGCAAAATCAGGTCACAAGGAAACACATTGGCCTGAGCAGAATTTCACACATCTGTACCTTCAATCTGCACAGAGAGGATACCCAGTTCCCGCAGCTGTTGTTGGTTGTTTTGGGCCAGGAGGCGCAGTCGCTCGGCTGCCTCTCTGGGGATGTTGAAAGTGACACGCACGCTGTTCCACGGCTCCACACGCTTGGGTTCAAGCTTGTTAGTACCTTCATTAGACAGAGTGGAGTACAGGAGAAATATAAGCCCAAGGagatggggaaaaaaacatttaaagaccccatgaaaaaaaaaatgtgtttgtcaaGCCATTTCATGAGAAGGAACCAACTAAACACTTAGCAAAGATAGCatgaatctctctctctctatatatatatattaatcaaaatttcaaATCAAATCTTGACCTAGTATGAGCATATCAGGCATCCTGTTTAAGATGGTATCCAGCTTCTCCTGAAAGTCCTCATCATTCATGTTCCCTTTGAAAGCAACATAGATTGTGGAGTTTGTGGTAGGGCTGCGGGAGCCATCGTCTCCATCTTCCACTCCGGAGTCGTGATCCGTGAGTGAGGCGGCTCGAGGTGATCGAGCATCCTGGGAGAGGTCAGACAAGCCGTGCTGATGCGCCATAGCCCTTCACCAAAAGAGCTGTGTAGCCTGTGACGATGCTAAAAGAGAAACAACAAAGTTTGTCACCATCGATAAGAAAAccatgatgctgaaaattcagctttgatcacaggaataaatgacattttaaaatatatttaaatagaaaataattatttgaaattatgataatatttcacaatattactgtttttactgtattttggattAAAAAACTTCCAGAAACACACAGCAAAAAAGCAACATGCGACAGTCACAGTGACTTCAGTTTGTAATTACACATACTTTGTAGTTtatattaatgcataaatataaGGATTTCCATATGAACCTAATTTGGGTTCATAATCATTACACTAACAacaataaatcattaaaaagacACCAAGCATATAACATCAATAAATATACCatattgtatgtatttattatttttagtctTTTTGAAGGCCCGTTCACatcaagaatgataactataaagataactataacaataactatatttgcgTCCACACCAACGAATGATAACAGTCTATTTATTCTAAGCTCACTTGTTGCGTTGTTCTTGCTACATTTTTCACAGCTTTAACCAGCAGCTGTCCTCAGCATGTTATGTttcgagtgaatagctagtgtaattgATATAATCCAACCAAGTACACCTTTACAGCAAAACCAGTACTGGATATCTGAGGTAatttttatgttacactgtttgctagcctgACATCATGATCTCGTCGTTAATACTCCTTATCATTTATTCAGAGGgtatgaccgattgttttccatatatccattttctttaaaggaTCCTTGAAAGGGGGTTTGAATTGTCAAACAGTGGTGGCTTTTTCTGAACTTCTGCAGTTAACTTCACCGCAATAtcgtctgccattttaaatgcgtgAGCCCTTAAATtcgaatggattctgattggaaCGATAATGTTTTATCattcaacagctggaaaaaaaattgttccTAAAGTGATGCCAATGATATTGTTTCCCTATTTCGTTATCGTTATTGGTGTGG encodes the following:
- the ncoa6 gene encoding nuclear receptor coactivator 6 isoform X1, producing MAHQHGLSDLSQDARSPRAASLTDHDSGVEDGDDGSRSPTTNSTIYVAFKGNMNDEDFQEKLDTILNRMPDMLILGTNKLEPKRVEPWNSVRVTFNIPREAAERLRLLAQNNQQQLRELGILSVQIEGEGAINVAVGQNRSQEVRVNGPLGAPGQMRMDVGFSMQQGQAGMRMNNPSVSMMPPGANMAPQGMVPNSGGQMQPRAPRPPSQTDPMDPMLALQQQQQQLQHTQVGHGPISNLGPQGHHIQAMQANRQLNPAALQQLQQQQQQHQQQQVQLAQLSGARGPFNPSNQMPVPPGWNQLPSGVLQPPPVQGPMGPGWRKAPPQPQMGQRQPSLASVQTPNHPPPPYPFGSQQAGQVFNTMTPLQMQQQQQQQTGANQFATPQPKGPQGAPGVVVSRAPPPLPPSSATQGNLAAKSPGSSSSPFQQGSPGTPPMMGQGQGQLGPRPTTPQGFPQGVGSPGRAVMGQQGNLQPGFMGIPQHGQVPQGGMGGMPKRMPMGFPNAPVNHNFAQGQVTTTGAGSTPQLQNNQSISSTGVQSSASAPNHMQSNPLQGAGMIQHTSMPAQPPGTTSGGSMGQPQQGLQTQMMGVPQTQHQTQVVVSSQSQMVQSQTGGQTVLSRPVNTGQRGMTPPKQMMPPQGQGIMQNQHSGGQGHQALLLQQQQQQQQQQQQQQQQQQQQQQQQQQQQQQQQQQQQNAMMEHIVASQIQSNKQAFGPKGQPGVMPGQMMRGPSPNIQSNLPQFQSQMGQQQMTPQQHQQQQQQLAHLQQQQQLQQQQLQQQQLQQQQLQLQHQQPQQSQMQQQQLQQQPQIQQQPHQQMVQQQSQQIPINGNPNQALGIHGPQMRLPGNHHLVQQQLQQKQQQQQVMLQQQQAGQQHQHQLGDSSGNADIGQQMVPDLQNQQQQQGMLGGPQHLQVGNGHFPGHPMSFNPQFAGQMPIGGPCGQAGGFPVNKDVTLTSPLLVNLLQSDISASQFGPGGKQGTGGVAANQAKPKKKKPPRKKKPKAGEGQQSADGLCSLDSVPHGMEEVEMQGLGSDQGTGLDSNAKHSEFANRPGLPGQSGDQRVLQQMPMQFMPPQQQQQMQQMQQQQQMQQQQQLQQQQQQMQQMQQQQMQQQQMQQQHQQIQQQQMQQQQMQGMQGPQGQAGTSQGNHHVQTQIHSQQSMQMQQQQQQPPQHLQQQQLQSQPQQQQQQTQQQQHQQQQQQMMMMLKMQQEAKNRMPLQQGGHIPKGLVNPNDPSQRMPVSQPGNMPVMIDLQGHGGVPPSPDKARGMPLMVNPSLAGPARRTPLSEVGQPTPPEETPGNHSLQDRGPLEIGQQSGNGNQPMIPNQGPNTHLMKSVPLSVPHQPGASPQQQSQQVAAMAGSHNIHFPSAPATSQSSRPKTPNRASPRPYHHPLTPTNRPPSTEPSEINLSPERLNASIAGLFPPKINIPLPPRQPNLNRGFDQQGLNPTTLKAIGQAPPSLATLPVNNNTSGNNNGPQSYPSGGGIVSSGGKQDKQTGVGQAKRASPSNSRRSSPASNKKAATPSPGRQKGAKTSLTSPPHHQQIMVSPQNIMVSPNSVLPATSASLPSAGSGESQQSLNSVQTLPGSADTVRDGHVLATQPEQHQPVQLREQSAPKMASPRVPSQEPKRQDPNNLVEQRAEDKQQPRTTPQHDLGSAASPAFRDAPTSLNQLLDNTGTPSLSMKSQNIPQVGGEPVQKLSPHAPLAQENQSNPVVSQSTNIGTSLSTSESDQKPKSASVSSPNFVPSSNANLQSVSAVSSVSSNQAVLLSLTSIPNPSVSTNHNLIPISNASQTVLQRPISSAATPQNQITVFVTSNPISSATNTASVVPPAIVSKVLAVPNKNIRSPDVRQQNPTQTRPQFITGPVYSIFQATSVPSSTNVMSQPVTMVGPIVSANIQLTPTSVSTTSHSAPASTPIPTNTTAVSIAATQQSRTVIGQLQVQVPASQASPVSVVPPSQQPSPGVPKQESVSDASGSKPSPVGQSSLHSGISSPFQQRLASPPACSSPGATAVARRSPLSSTTMLAKNSSVQTVVSKNTILTISSSSDNDKKERTPVTQIGKTTDVATTHASCVVTSETVSALQPSAPVTVPAAQIAQQSPLPPKVSSPEPVPSHSPVLTSTPTSNMPPPTSTSGMLHLSSPVTNSSPPSSSPAISVAASAAAAPGPSTTTSGSSTATSPQLSGEHQPSSLVETSVPDSAETKEAIVDASSISAHPEAAQEDQASCDQAGQGVTTAAEQGWAKKRKTPVNLAPRDTRATTEKAKGPSRRSSRTDKEPEEEASDNGQRKRAARPGSASSNIGKESNTGASPTQAKRRKSK